From Salmo salar chromosome ssa04, Ssal_v3.1, whole genome shotgun sequence, one genomic window encodes:
- the LOC106603592 gene encoding brain-specific homeobox/POU domain protein 3 codes for MMSMNSKQPFSMHPILHEPKYTPLQSTSEAIRRACMPSHSLQSNIFAGFDETLLQRAEALAAVDIAKSHPYKPDATYHTMTTMTSMACTPTSSSAHLHHPSVLTSHHHHHHPHHQGSQGLDGDLLDHLTPGMSVSLGGLPGSDVCSTASHPHAHMSAINHMQQHHHHQQAMNMHPHSMGSHTSLGGVDSEPDPRELESFAERFKQRRIKLGVTQADVGSALANLKIPGVGCLSQSTICRFESLTLSHNNMVALKPILEAWLEEAERAQREKMTKPEIFNGGDKKRKRTSIAAPEKRSLEAYFAVQPRPSSEKIAAIAEKLDLKKNVVRVWFCNQRQKQKRMKFSATH; via the exons ATGATGTCAATGAACAGCAAACAACCTTTCAGTATGCACCCCATACTGCACGAGCCCAAATACACGCCTCTGCAATCGACCTCAGAGGCCATCCGGAGGGCATGCATGCCCTCTCACTCG ctgCAGAGCAACATCTTCGCCGGCTTCGATGAGACTTTACTGCAGAGGGCGGAAGCGCTGGCGGCGGTGGATATCGCAAAGAGTCACCCTTACAAACCAGACGCGacctaccacaccatgaccacgaTGACCAGCATGGCCTGCACCCCCACCTCATCCTCGGCCCACCTCCACCACCCGTCCGTGCTCACctcgcaccaccaccaccatcacccccatcACCAGGGCTCTCAGGGCCTGGATGGCGACCTGCTGGACCACCTGACCCCCGGCATGTCTGTCTCCCTGGGAGGGTTGCCCGGCTCCGACGTCTGCTCCACTGCCTCCCATCCACACGCTCACATGTCCGCCATAAACCACAtgcagcagcaccaccaccaccaacaggcAATGAAcatgcacccccacagcatgggCTCGCACACCTCGCTGGGCGGCGTGGACTCAGAGCCAGACCCCCGGGAGCTGGAGTCCTTCGCAGAGCGGTTCAAGCAGAGGCGGATCAAGCTGGGGGTGACGCAGGCGGATGTGGGCTCGGCCCTGGCGAACCTTAAAATCCCCGGGGTTGGTTGCCTCAGTCAGAGCACGATTTGCCGGTTCGAGTCCCTCACCTTATCTCATAACAACATGGTGGCCCTGAAACCCATCCTGGAAGCGTGGCTGGAGGAGGCGGAGAGAGCGCAGCGGGAGAAAATGACCAAGCCAGAGATTTTCAACGGAGGAGACAAGAAGAGAAAACGCACCTCCATCGCTGCGCCCGAGAAGCGCTCCTTGGAGGCATATTTCGCCGTGCAGCCGAGGCCCTCGTCTGAGAAGATTGCAGCAATAGCCGAGAAACTGGACCTGAAAAAGAACGTGGTGAGGGTGTGGTTTTGCAATCAGAGGCAAAAGCAGAAAAGGATGAAGTTTTCTGCGACACACTAG